A region of Streptomyces halobius DNA encodes the following proteins:
- a CDS encoding DUF2252 domain-containing protein, which produces MSRVPYVPGFAEADAEGPSAKGVGKALRERIPRREQAALSLSAGRPDAVAAVEESNAGRLPELTPIRVGRMAASPFAFLRGSAGLMAYDLVGAPVTGIGAQICGDAHAANFGLYGDARGGLVIDLNDFDETLYGPWEWDVKRLATSLVLAGREAGAAEDECRKAAQDAAGAYRRTMRLLAKLPVTEAWNAIADEELVSHTDARDLLGTLERVAAKARKNTSARFAAKATERTPDGGRRFMNAPPVLRQVPDEEAAAVASSLAGYLETLPEDRLPLLARYAVHDVAFRVVGTGSVGLRSYVVLLLDHRGEPLVLQVKEARGSVLAPFVEKAGFEVPSVAHEGRRVVLGQQRMQVVSDTLLGWTTVPDVAASGVSDVAGSGGRGIGMGNGRREGLSFQVRQFRNRKGSVDPAELSGDQMDDYARMTGALLARAHAHSADPRVVAGYCGKGEELDEAMAEFAVLYADRTEADHAALAAAVKSGRIAAEMGV; this is translated from the coding sequence ATGTCGCGTGTGCCGTACGTACCGGGGTTCGCGGAGGCGGATGCGGAGGGACCGTCGGCCAAGGGTGTGGGCAAGGCGCTGCGGGAGCGGATCCCCCGGAGGGAGCAGGCAGCGCTGTCGCTCTCGGCCGGGCGGCCGGACGCGGTAGCGGCGGTAGAGGAGTCCAACGCGGGGCGGCTGCCGGAACTGACCCCGATACGGGTCGGACGGATGGCCGCCAGCCCCTTCGCCTTCCTCCGCGGCTCCGCCGGCCTGATGGCGTACGACCTGGTCGGCGCGCCCGTGACCGGCATCGGTGCGCAGATCTGCGGGGATGCCCACGCGGCCAACTTCGGCCTCTACGGCGACGCCCGCGGTGGCCTGGTCATAGACCTCAATGACTTCGACGAGACCTTGTACGGGCCGTGGGAGTGGGACGTGAAGCGGCTCGCGACATCGCTGGTGCTGGCGGGCCGGGAGGCGGGTGCCGCGGAGGACGAGTGCCGGAAGGCGGCGCAGGACGCGGCGGGCGCGTACCGGCGCACGATGCGGCTGCTGGCGAAGCTGCCGGTGACCGAGGCGTGGAACGCGATCGCCGATGAGGAGCTGGTCTCCCACACCGACGCCCGGGATCTGCTGGGGACGCTGGAGCGGGTCGCCGCCAAGGCGCGCAAGAACACCAGCGCACGGTTCGCGGCCAAGGCCACGGAGCGGACGCCGGACGGCGGTCGCCGTTTCATGAACGCACCGCCGGTGCTGCGGCAGGTGCCGGACGAGGAGGCGGCGGCAGTGGCTTCGTCGCTAGCCGGCTATCTGGAGACGCTTCCGGAGGACCGGCTGCCCCTGCTGGCCAGGTACGCCGTGCACGATGTGGCCTTCCGTGTGGTGGGGACGGGCAGCGTGGGACTGCGCTCGTATGTGGTGCTGCTGCTGGACCACCGGGGCGAGCCGCTGGTGCTCCAGGTGAAGGAGGCGCGCGGCTCGGTGCTGGCACCGTTCGTGGAGAAGGCGGGCTTTGAAGTGCCGTCGGTGGCCCACGAGGGGCGCCGGGTGGTGCTCGGGCAGCAGCGGATGCAGGTCGTCAGTGACACGCTGCTGGGCTGGACGACGGTGCCGGATGTGGCGGCGTCCGGCGTGTCGGATGTGGCGGGGTCCGGCGGGCGCGGCATAGGCATGGGGAACGGCCGTAGGGAAGGGCTGTCGTTCCAGGTGCGGCAGTTCAGGAACCGCAAGGGCAGCGTGGACCCCGCCGAGCTGTCCGGTGACCAGATGGACGACTACGCACGGATGACCGGTGCGCTGCTGGCGCGGGCACACGCGCACAGCGCCGACCCGCGGGTGGTGGCCGGCTACTGCGGCAAGGGGGAGGAGCTGGACGAGGCGATGGCGGAGTTCGCGGTCTTGTACGCGGACCGCACGGAGGCGGATCACGCGGCCCTGGCCGCGGCGGTGAAGAGCGGCCGCATCGCGGCAGAGATGGGGGTGTGA
- a CDS encoding J domain-containing protein gives MTNSHAENAHDGQDAPTPHDAEGAADHQAAQDAATRRLAKAVLAAEQALIEFEIAVETFRVEVENFSRLHHQRLGPMYARLDELDAQIAEAVAARTGASEDIRKAEEARASVLPMPDVEELFHGWIGSEGLFPESQAMLTEQSVRPPQKVRPSEEARKVYRDLVRQAHPDLARDDAERARRDAFIARVNMAYAQGDEAALRELTREWAAGPAPAEARLSESEELYARLEWLAERKELLAAVAAELEQSAIGAMIKMAPQDPDGLLDEIAEKLLADVAEREAYLAQLVG, from the coding sequence GTGACGAACTCGCACGCGGAGAACGCGCACGACGGCCAGGACGCCCCGACCCCTCACGATGCCGAGGGCGCCGCGGACCACCAGGCGGCCCAGGACGCCGCGACCCGGCGGCTGGCGAAGGCCGTGCTGGCGGCCGAGCAGGCGCTGATCGAGTTTGAGATCGCGGTGGAGACCTTCCGGGTGGAGGTGGAGAACTTCTCCCGTCTGCACCATCAGCGGCTCGGCCCGATGTACGCACGGCTGGATGAGCTGGACGCGCAGATCGCTGAGGCCGTCGCGGCGCGTACGGGGGCGTCCGAGGACATCCGTAAGGCCGAGGAGGCGCGGGCCTCGGTGCTGCCGATGCCGGATGTGGAGGAGCTGTTCCACGGCTGGATCGGGTCGGAGGGGCTGTTCCCCGAGTCGCAGGCGATGCTCACCGAGCAGTCGGTGCGGCCGCCGCAGAAGGTGCGGCCCAGTGAGGAGGCCCGCAAGGTCTACCGCGACCTGGTGCGTCAGGCCCATCCGGACCTGGCGCGGGACGATGCGGAGCGGGCCCGGCGGGACGCGTTCATCGCGCGGGTCAACATGGCGTACGCCCAGGGCGACGAGGCCGCGCTGCGGGAGCTGACGCGGGAGTGGGCGGCCGGTCCGGCGCCCGCCGAGGCGCGGCTTTCCGAGAGTGAGGAGCTCTACGCGCGGCTGGAGTGGCTGGCCGAGCGCAAGGAGCTGCTGGCGGCCGTTGCTGCCGAGCTGGAGCAAAGCGCGATCGGCGCGATGATCAAGATGGCGCCGCAGGATCCGGACGGACTGCTCGATGAGATCGCCGAGAAGCTGCTCGCGGATGTGGCGGAACGCGAGGCGTATCTCGCGCAGCTGGTCGGGTAG
- a CDS encoding rhodanese-like domain-containing protein, translated as MQFGSVPTVGVDALTLEDFLLDVREDDEWEAGHAEGALHIPMSEFVARYGELAEAAPADGKVYVLCRVGGRSAQVAQYLIQQGVDAVNVAGGMQAWEAAGRPVSDGKGGSGTVV; from the coding sequence ATGCAATTCGGTTCTGTGCCCACGGTCGGTGTCGACGCTCTGACGTTGGAGGACTTCCTCCTGGACGTGCGTGAGGACGATGAGTGGGAGGCGGGGCACGCCGAGGGCGCGCTGCACATCCCGATGAGCGAATTCGTCGCCCGCTACGGTGAATTGGCCGAGGCGGCGCCCGCGGACGGCAAGGTCTATGTCCTGTGCCGGGTCGGCGGTCGTTCGGCGCAGGTGGCGCAGTATCTGATCCAGCAGGGTGTCGACGCGGTGAATGTCGCCGGCGGTATGCAGGCATGGGAGGCCGCCGGCCGCCCCGTGTCCGACGGCAAGGGCGGCTCGGGAACGGTCGTCTAG